ATCAGTAGGTTTTCATACTCGTAAATCAGTGAAAAGTCCAAACACATTTTATATGAAGCATGTATTTTACataacaaaacaaagttaCAATTGAGATCAGTAAATAATTGATAGGtctaatgtttttttaagcaaGACCTTGTTACATGAATATCGTGTTGAATTCTTAAACATACTTCTGGCTCTTGAATACTAATTTAAGTACATTTTCTCCATAGCAATATCGCATTTTCCCCTATTTGGCTGCTGCCTGTGTTCAGAAAATCGCCACTGAAGAGCTGACAATCACGTATATGGAAATCATAGCCCGTTCTCAGGCGGATTCCAATGGTTTTGATATTTTGGTGAGTTGTCTTAgacttttttccatttttaaatctaatataaattattgtttagACCCAAAATGCTGCGGAGATCCATGCGTTGATCTCCTCGTCGAAGCCTTTGATCACCTGGGCAGCTCGGGATGCCATTCAGGAAGCCCGTGAGGCCTGCGGAGGACATGGCTACCTGGCAGCGGCTAAGCTCGGTCAGATGCGCACCGATCACGATCCCCTGTGCACCTACGAGGGCGATAACAATGTCCTGGGCCAACAGGCCTCCAATTGGCTACTGCGCCAGTGGAGTGCCACTCAGCTGGAGACGCCCATCGGTAGTGTGAAATTTCTGGAGCACCGAAAGGAGCTGCTGGCCCTCAATTACGCCTCTTTGGTGCAGAAGACTCCTATGTCCAGCTGGCAATGTGAGTGGTTTAGTTACGCAATCTGACATAAACGAGAAGTCCTTCTACCTTTTTTTGAGTAAccgaatttctaaaaaaaaaattattaataagcaaacataaatattttattttgggtgttattTAATGTAGAAAATTTTCATTCCACAAaatagtaatattttttttgtttttaggtcatatttgtagaatttttaaaatgtataaatttgcTCTATTGAATTTATATAACTAAAGAATTTGTTTCCTTGCAGTTTCTCTCAGGTGCTATGAGTGGCTCCTCTGCCACCTGATGGCCCAGACCACGGCTCAGATCGAGGGTCAGTTGGCAGCGGGATGCAGTCGATTTGAGGCCAGGAACAACTCGCAAGTAGCCGGAGCCCGGGAACTATCGTTGGCTTATGCCGAGTACTATGCACTGACGCGCTATGTGGATCATGTTAGTAAGCTGAAAGTGGAGGCCCCATATGCCTCGGTGCTCCGCCTGTTGTTCGATGTCTATGCCATGTGGTTGCTGGAGAAGCACATGACCACCTTCTATGTGGGTGGATTCGCGGCTGGACGGGATTTCTCGGCTGCAGTGCGTCACCTGCTGTTGGAAAGTTGCCTGAAACTAAAAGATCTGGCTGTGAGCATAGCGGATGCCATTTCGCCACCCGATTTCGCACTGAACTCGGTGATCGCCCGGGCAGATGGTCTGCTCTATGAGAATTTGCAAAACGAATTTATGACCAATGAGGGGGCCTTCCAGCGACCCTCCTGGTGGCGGGACGTCATTCTACCTCAGGCTCAGTCGAAACTTTGAGCATTCCCACCTAGTTTTCGCAGGAGACGAGGATGACGACCAGTGCCTGACTAGGAAATTTGAGCTTTTGGCTGGCGAAACAAAGCACACCAAGTTGAAATGTAATTATTGTTGCCTCATTTGGTAATCAGGTATTATGGCAAATCACATTCTCATCAATCCTAGTTAACGTTTTCTATCATATACCAACTATAACAAACATTCGAGTATTTTAAGATCAAATCTGTTACTAGTTTACGTTTAAAcgagttaaataaaaatatacaaaagcgtgttaaataaacaataaatcaaaaaatgtattttaaatggttGTAACATTAGATTTCAGATGATGGGTTTGATTTCTAAAACTAACATTTTATCTGATACCTGTTTAATATTGAATCATATAGAATTTAGTTATTTGGGCTggtcatttattttaaaaaagaaacctatttaattttttctgtaaTGAAATTAACAAATGATGCTAAATGAACACTTAATTCATTTTGTTGATTGTTTAGGTATGAATTTCTTGTTAAGTTGTTTGTAATGGTGTAAAGGATAAAAGGTAATAAAAGCATTAACGgacaagttttaaaataaataatgagaGAGCAATCTCACATATTaacagataatttttttttgtttggaatAAGAAactgctaatttttttttgattatttggACCTGTACTCCATACCAAGTACTTAGAATATACCTTTTGTTGATGGTAATAACACCACAACCAACCCTATTCTTAAAGATTTTACACAAAGTAGCACtttccataaaaaaaaaagaaacgaaactaggtttttttttaataattattctGCCAGCGAACCTCCCTTTTATATTAAATCCCCGAGGCGAGTGATTCGGTAAGCGTTGCGACTCTCTAGCCGCTGTCATCGCAGTCGTCGGTTGAATCCACAGGTGTCGGATCGTTTATAAGAGGACCTGGACCCACCTGTTCCGAGTCAGACGTTGCCCAGTTGTCGCCCTGTGAAGAAGATCGCGGCGTACGAGAGAGAATCAGAATTCGAACCCgagaacaaaaaccaaaaaactgGTCAAGAATCGTTAAGAATCATAAACAAATCAAGTGAGTCGTGCTCGCTGTGTTTCTGTATCTCTATCTGTGAACTGAGAACTCTTTTGGGAATACCCTATACAGACTATATAGAAAGAGTAGCCTCTCCCGGCATTCTCGGCATTATAACATCGATAGTTTTGCCAATTTGTTGCGCAGTTTTGGTTCCGTATTTGGGAGTGTATGTGGCGCGGTACTAAGTGTTCAATGTTAGGCTACCTTATCGCCGAGATTTTAACGATGTTGTATGAGAGAGCTCGAAACAGTTCGGTGATCATCAAAGTCAgggacaaaataaaaacaaaacgcgTTCGATCATCGGCAGTGCTCCTCAGTCGAGTTCCTTTGTTTCAACCGATCCGCGCAAAAAGttgttaattattaatatttatatttatttatataaaaaagaataagAAGAAAATTCAGACCGGTTGCTTAGCTCAAAAGTCATTCAATTAGAACACCTCAATtgctaaatacaaaaaaatccCCCTGCTCTTAAAGGCAACTTGATAAACTTCTGTAAAAAATGAGAAACAAAAGCGTTAACAAATTGGAATATAAATGGCgcaccaaaaaatatatacagaaGGCGGCCgaaagggaaaaaataaaacaaaatactgaaacaaaaacattcaATATCAATTTCTAAACTCTGAACAAATTAGTGAGAACCGGTTTGGTCATCTCTTTCCCCCTTTTGGCAGCCGAACAAACGAATTGAgtcaataataatatacaGAGTCATATGGGTATccattaatttacattttggggttttctgttttctgttttcagttttcgatTTGGCTGGCCGTGCCTTCCTCCCCGTGATTTCTTTTCGTCAATCCATTATTGAAAAATCGTGTAAGGGCAATTAGTTGTGGGCCGGGCCAGTAAAATGTGTATGAAATGGCTGTAATTGCGGGCTATGGGCTATGAGAACATCGTTGCTAGTTAAGCGGGGGTGCAGTGTGAAGCCAATGACCCTCTGAAAGGCATATCCGCATCCATCCAAGAATCGATTGAGGGGAGTGCATGCCCCGTGCATTTGCTCCCCGCTCAGATTACCGGCTTATGCAAGCGGATTTATGGATTCTCAGCCCTGGGGCCGGCTAATGACAATGGCTGCGAAAGTATCGGGAAACAATGAGCAGCTGGTCACAGTCATTAGCAGATGATACTGGGCAAACTTCAGAGATCTGATCTTTCATAAGACAAAGTCATCTTGCGATCCATGTATATCCATTTCCGCTGTAGTCTTCCAAAACTCACATTAATTTGGGTCTAAAATATGCATCGCTGGGCAAAAAACAAGTTCTATTTACACTAATTTTAGAACCAGTTTTTAATGAttcctttgttttattttttacaccCACAGCCTTAAACTCCAAACGAATTTTGCATACGCAGATGCCAGATAAATAAGATGTGGAAGCTTCTGCTTATTTGTGTGGTGATGAGTGCTCTGAATCAAGAATCATCCGGGGGTAAGTGAActtataaatatgttatttcctgaattattaaacgaaaataaagaTCTATTTTGtgaaagttatagaattacaaacaacaaaaacgtacaaaaaactttaataactttttaatacacttttaaaattatttagcaAGTAAATAATTTCGTAAATACCACACATGTAGCTAAAGTTTTTTAAGGTCTTCTAAGTAATGGATAtcattctaaaatatttttaaatcgtgttacaaatattgattaattaattttcaattttcagcTGACCGTGTGCCGCCCCGCAGGAGACGTGCGTACGCCGGAGGATATGCGGGAGGATATGCCAGCAGTGGAGGTGGAGCCGGAGGCTACACGGGATCCTACAACAGCGGCGGCGGAGGCGTGGGTCATAGCAGCTATGTGGGTACTggtggtggaggtggtggCTACTACGACTACGATGACGACTATGGTAACTCGCCCAACTTTGGCATCATCGATCCGTATCTTTTCCACCAGCAGCTGACGAACCACATCCTGGCCCAGAACTACGCCAACCAACAGTGAGCATTGAGCATCGATATTGTCTCGGGGTTGCTGGGTAGTCATAAGGCGGGCTAAGGGTTAACCTAACGCTTCAATCCTATCTGTTCTTGTAGAGCTATAACGGGTCTGGCCACGGCTGGCAATGCTTATGCATCTGCGGATGCCTCTCTAGTCGACGACAACGATGAGTAATTACCATTAGCTAGTGCTTAACTAATTCCAAAAATGTCGGTTTCTTAATTTACGATATGCTAATCTATGTTCTTTTTCTTCGCAGTCGCATCCAGCAGCAGATCGCCGCCCAGCAGGCTTATCATGACAATTTGGTGCGCCAGAATCGGTATAGGGGTGGATCAGGATCCGGGTCTGGATCTTCCTATAACTCACATCGCTATGCACCCAGCTATGCCGCCGCTTCGGGATCCATTGGACCCAATGGCTATCGCCAAACGGCCTACATCAACCCAGCCAATCCCGTAAGGCATTCGATTGTtagttttagaaaaaaatagtttcaaaTTGGATTAGAGAGAAATAATTTATCGAAACTCCGTTTGGCACTAATTTATAATGAACAGACTTGATCTATTACGTAGCTTATATACAGTTCAtactaaactaaattaattaagtaataCAAAATCGTTATCTTCAAGCCTCTTCCAAgattgtaaacatttttggaGGCCGTTTATATATTGCAAATACATCAcatgaaatataattgtgtATCCTTATGTGCAACCtttgaaaaaccaaaaattaaataattatagtaATGAAAATATCTATATAATAGAACATAGCTTGTTGATTCGTACTTAATCAAATGACTAGATTTAACTAAtcaaattttcttatttgcaGGCCTCCCCCAACATAGTGAACCGTTTTGGAGGCGGAAGCGGCGGTGGATCCTCACACTCCAGTTCCAGCAGCTCcggaggaggtggtggtggtggtggctaCAAGGGTGTCTCGGTGTCGTCGTACAGCCACAGTAACGGAGATGGAACCAGCCGACGTGGGGCCCAGACCACGGTCAACGACAACGGAAAGGTCACCTCGTACTCGGTGCACTCTTAGGGAGATCGGTGGAGACTTTCTGGTGGCTTGGCCAACATTTACTCCGGTCTGACAAAAGCAAACCAATcccatttaatttgtataaaaaaaatatatatataaatatacgtgtattttattgtatattCGCGGACTTTCTTATCGGTGGCGTTTCTAAAGCGAAGCTTTCTTTAATTAGAAAGTTTACCTCTCCCTCGCTCGCatagacaaacaaaatatgttaattttatgtatttatatttcgcCCTTGATTTTGTCGTTGCTGCTGGCATATAATTTGTGTAGcatataatttttgcaatttattagGTATACAAATAAGTCGAGTATacgtaattaaatatatttttgaatgacacttttaaagattatttttatttattttgctttaatgttttcgttttttattggATGGATGAGCGTATCAAAGGTGACAGGAAGTGATCTATCTCAAGTTGAAATTCTCGGCACATTTGATTCAATATAAAATGGCTAAACTTCAAGATCGTATTCTTTATTGGAGGTTGAGCGAAACCGGAGCTAAGATCTTGAATTTAGTGAATTGAGAATACTTTGCAACTGTTTAAACTTACATTAGGTTTGGTTccttaaactttaaataccagtcaatttttaataatagaaactcaaacaaatattgtaattaaaactgTTAGAATCTATAAGAAAGATTCTTTCATAAAATGTGACTTTTTGCAttcaaatgttatttttagttGCTAGACCCATTATTTTGATCACTGTTGTAAGTATGTCGATCgcaattttgtttacaaaataacataacataacacgactttatttttataatcgGAAAGGGAAATTAGTACTTCCTGAATACGAATTAGAGCTCAAGGTTTTCTATGTATTCCTTCACCTTGATCACCATTTTTCTAAGTTCAATGTGAGCTCATTACAATCGTCTTCTACCTATAAACAtgtttttgtatgtataaGCAATCGCTGGAGAGATAATGCTCACAGTCGAACATGGCAACTATATACCGATTCTCAAAGatgaacataaaaatattctaTATAGGGCGATGATGTCGAAATTAACTTTCATCACTCGGCTTTCTGCACCAATTGCGAGCTCCAATTCGAAGTGTACATATGTGGCGCTATCAGTTCCGCGGCCCACAGTGGCATCCTCTCTAGGTCAAGAATCAATCGGTTCAAGTCTGAGTTATATGTGCCCCTTATCAAATTTTCACCGATGTCTGAGGCTTTAAAGCGCGGCTCCGCTCGCTCGATTGCATTAGTAGAATTTCAATCGCGAGTGTCGAACGTTTTTCCGgagaaaagtaaaataaaatgaataagtTGCTGATTTTGGCCCTTTGCTTGGGTGTGGTCTATGGAGGTAGTGAaccatttcaaaattaaatatttttaaaaacttcaaaTGAAAGTAAAGTGTATATAGTTAGATCCTTTTTCTTGTGGCTGCTTATCAGCTACGATGAATTTTAGTTTAATCAACATCATCAACGGAATTTCCCtgaatgaaatatttacacaaCAACTCGTTGAAAATTGTGTAATATTCTGAAACTGTGGCGCGTGCGGCGATAAGagtttgtaaattatattaaaggGTTTGTTTTTCGTTTGAAAAGCGAGGGATATTCAACGAATCCATTACCCcttaaattatgtaaaattttaaagctacATGGgaataattagtttttaattttaatttcatgaatatatttttaaatatatgtatacaaataCATTTGTAACACAATATTCGGAAAAAAAGTGTATAGATCCTTTTCAacttagatttaaataaaaactatttattgttaataagCTTAAATTGCGTTTTTATAACAGTACTAAATTTACTTGAAATTTTTGTACAacgatatttatttataccatATATTATATTCATATAATCATATATAGAAAATCTAATCAGGttcaattttttatctttacaGATTTCCAGGAAAGGTAAATTTAGGTTAAAAACTTCTCACTCCTGATCCTAAATAATGTTTAAGTTTTctgtttcacaatttttttaaaatattttagaccCAAACGTGATAGTTTTCAATCTCGGTAAGTGCCGTGTGGCAAATGTTGAAgatctttctttttttaattaaaaaaaatgaaatttcccCCATTGGCTGACATGAcacttcaaaatttaaattaaaactaaattgagtgtttaagaatatttttttaaaaataactggGTAAAAAGCTTTCTAAAAtcaatgttatttaatttaactgttACATTATGTTTTGTAAAGAagaagtaaataaatttaaaaatttattttccatggTGTTTAAGATTTGAAACTTTAAGaaacttgatttatttatcttaaaatttaatttattgcgTATAACacgatttttgatttta
This genomic stretch from Drosophila gunungcola strain Sukarami unplaced genomic scaffold, Dgunungcola_SK_2 000001F, whole genome shotgun sequence harbors:
- the LOC128261964 gene encoding keratin, type II cytoskeletal 1 isoform X1, which translates into the protein MWKLLLICVVMSALNQESSGADRVPPRRRRAYAGGYAGGYASSGGGAGGYTGSYNSGGGGVGHSSYVGTGGGGGGYYDYDDDYGNSPNFGIIDPYLFHQQLTNHILAQNYANQQAITGLATAGNAYASADASLVDDNDDRIQQQIAAQQAYHDNLVRQNRYRGGSGSGSGSSYNSHRYAPSYAAASGSIGPNGYRQTAYINPANPASPNIVNRFGGGSGGGSSHSSSSSSGGGGGGGGYKGVSVSSYSHSNGDGTSRRGAQTTVNDNGKVTSYSVHS
- the LOC128261964 gene encoding uncharacterized protein LOC128261964 isoform X2, which produces MWKLLLICVVMSALNQESSGADRVPPRRRRAYAGGYAGGYASSGGGAGGYTGSYNSGGGGVGHSSYVGTGGGGGGYYDYDDDYGNSPNFGIIDPYLFHQQLTNHILAQNYANQHRIQQQIAAQQAYHDNLVRQNRYRGGSGSGSGSSYNSHRYAPSYAAASGSIGPNGYRQTAYINPANPASPNIVNRFGGGSGGGSSHSSSSSSGGGGGGGGYKGVSVSSYSHSNGDGTSRRGAQTTVNDNGKVTSYSVHS